The segment TAGCACCTTTGAAAGCACTATTTGCAACACATAAAAGTAATTATACTAATCTTAGAACGCTGAATCTTCCGGGTGGTTATTCCGGTTATGCCAATTCAGCCTGGAGTATAGTCAGTGGCATGACATTACCGGCTTATTTGACACAACGGCAGGCATTCGGCATTTGTGTTTATACCAGCAATTATTATATGACGATTAATAGTGTTTTGAGGACCAAGCAATGGACCGATCCCGAATATCAGCAAATGTTACCTTTGTTCGAGAGTATTGATAGTGGCTTGGCTAATATTCCACCTTTTGTCGGTTTGACCTATCGTGGAGAATCCAATATGTCATCGCAACGATTAGCTGAATATGTACCCGGTAATGATGTTACAGCTCTTGCCTATACGAGTACTGCTTATGTGCAGGGAGGATGGTATAATAAAAAATATCAGTTTGATATTAATAGTTTGAAAGGATCAAAAATAGATAATTATTCTATATTCCCTAGCGAAAAAGAAGTGGTTTATCATCGGGAGTTGATTGAGCATGTTAATACAAAAAACGCTAATAGTTACGGCGGATTCAAATTTGGGATAGATGAAAAAGTAATCAATTATTGCGGCAAATAAATAGTAGTTTAGTTGATAAAAAGCGATGGCTATAAGGAGGCACTATGGAGATCCCGGAAATTGCACCGGAAGAAATAAAAAAAATTCTGGAGTTTAAATCGGTTATTGAATCGGATTCAATCAATAAAGCATTAAGTGCAACGAATGAGCCTTATGAATTTTACGAAGAAGAAAATATAACTCAATTTCTGCAACAGCTTGATATATCTGGCTTTAACCTTATATTTGATTATCAGGCCTGGTTGGAAGAACAAAGCTATGAAAAGCTGAGCGATCTTGATTTTTTACAAAAAGCTGATTTGGATACATTACGAAAATTGATGACAGCCCATATCCGAACGGAACGATTTCTTACCGGGCATTTAAAGGAACAATTTGGGAATGGTTATATGGCAATTTTTTTTGCTCGGCTTGAAGAATTGTATCAGCAGATGTAAGTTGGAATAAGGTGGTTTTTTGTTTATAAAATATTGCATTAGTGTGATTGATCAATGGGCCGGGAGAATTTATCCCGGCCTTTTTTTATTGCTACCACGGCAGTTATGTCATGGATTACCGATGCCGGAGTAACTATTCATGTTAGTGGAATTACCTTCGTCGTCGGTTCCACCGTCTTTTACACATCATTACTGCTTGGTGTATTTGTTATTTATGGTGAGCAGATGGAAGTAGTCAGAAACAATGTTTTCGAAAATCCCAGAGCCACTCT is part of the Bacteroidota bacterium genome and harbors:
- a CDS encoding ADP-ribosyltransferase yields the protein MALTLLDSIDIYFGSTKRTLQLCQGDLSNMTPQDAVDFLVVSALPGDYSPTSGSLIGALNQHGVSVAALSQNKAANYEPTMPCWVSQQVVSTNPGIQFKRILLFEPPNPATEAIAYVESIFKGLDCFQSDTQSATAAMPMVCTGSGGASDADILTALFYAAVHWQVQSFPLNIVKLTVYQQDQVAPLKALFATHKSNYTNLRTLNLPGGYSGYANSAWSIVSGMTLPAYLTQRQAFGICVYTSNYYMTINSVLRTKQWTDPEYQQMLPLFESIDSGLANIPPFVGLTYRGESNMSSQRLAEYVPGNDVTALAYTSTAYVQGGWYNKKYQFDINSLKGSKIDNYSIFPSEKEVVYHRELIEHVNTKNANSYGGFKFGIDEKVINYCGK